A section of the Chloroflexota bacterium genome encodes:
- a CDS encoding MoaD/ThiS family protein encodes MAKVKVKSFSVIRDVLGSDVVEIEVNKPETVGGLFDELVRQYGQPFKNKIWDPNTGQMAPFLIKLNDAIISSTSDIDHKIQSGDEVAIIFPIGGG; translated from the coding sequence CAAAAGTTTCTCAGTTATCAGAGACGTGCTCGGTTCTGATGTTGTTGAAATAGAGGTAAACAAACCGGAAACGGTTGGTGGGCTTTTCGATGAACTGGTACGCCAGTATGGCCAGCCTTTTAAAAATAAAATCTGGGACCCGAATACCGGTCAGATGGCACCGTTCCTTATCAAATTGAATGATGCTATTATCAGTTCCACATCTGATATCGACCATAAAATCCAAAGCGGCGATGAAGTCGCCATCATCTTTCCAATAGGAGGAGGTTAA